In the genome of Rhodoplanes sp. Z2-YC6860, one region contains:
- a CDS encoding Bug family tripartite tricarboxylate transporter substrate binding protein: MALGWTVRARLAVLALVSVSVSAISAKADDYPNRAIKIVVPTGPAGSYDVVARVVADQLSKRLGQGVVVENRSGAGTIVGTQSVIASQPDGYTLLVGGLSNIVFNEALYKKPPYDPLAQLVPIAVVYKLAYVLIAPADFPFTPVDALIKKAQTNPEELRLAHAGIGSGQQVVGTAFMKQTGAKLQEVPYRSSSAVYPDLISGRVDLFFDSSTAAIPYLKSKQIKGVAVLASQRLRDAPDVPTMAEQGVRGLDVDSWIGLFAPVHTPQPGIERLQKEIAAAMPELEARFVAVGGDVMTVEPQRLNSFIRAEHGKWTKVIKDAGISLD; encoded by the coding sequence ATGGCGTTGGGTTGGACGGTTCGCGCGCGTTTGGCAGTGCTTGCCTTGGTGTCCGTTTCGGTCAGCGCGATTTCAGCGAAGGCTGACGACTATCCGAACCGTGCCATCAAGATCGTCGTGCCGACGGGGCCGGCTGGAAGCTATGACGTCGTGGCCCGCGTGGTCGCCGATCAGTTGAGCAAGCGGCTCGGTCAGGGCGTCGTGGTCGAGAATCGCAGCGGCGCGGGCACCATCGTCGGCACGCAGTCGGTGATCGCTTCGCAGCCAGACGGTTATACGCTGCTGGTTGGTGGCTTGAGCAACATCGTGTTCAACGAGGCGCTGTACAAGAAGCCGCCCTACGATCCGCTGGCGCAGCTCGTGCCAATCGCGGTGGTCTACAAGCTCGCTTACGTGCTGATCGCGCCGGCGGACTTTCCGTTCACGCCGGTCGATGCCCTCATCAAGAAGGCCCAGACAAATCCCGAAGAGTTGCGGCTTGCGCACGCCGGCATCGGCAGTGGCCAGCAGGTCGTTGGCACGGCCTTCATGAAGCAGACGGGCGCCAAGCTGCAGGAGGTGCCGTATCGAAGCTCCTCCGCGGTCTATCCAGATTTGATCTCGGGCCGTGTCGACCTGTTCTTCGATTCCTCGACCGCGGCCATTCCTTATCTCAAGAGCAAGCAGATCAAGGGCGTGGCCGTGCTCGCTTCACAGCGGCTTAGGGACGCACCCGACGTGCCGACCATGGCGGAGCAGGGCGTGCGGGGCCTCGATGTCGATTCCTGGATCGGCCTGTTTGCGCCGGTGCATACGCCGCAGCCCGGGATCGAGCGCCTGCAGAAGGAGATCGCGGCCGCCATGCCGGAGCTCGAAGCTCGCTTCGTCGCGGTCGGCGGTGACGTCATGACGGTCGAACCGCAACGCCTGAACAGCTTCATTCGCGCCGAGCACGGCAAATGGACCAAGGTCATCAAGGATGCGGGTATTTCGCTCGACTGA
- a CDS encoding amidohydrolase family protein codes for MIVDIYTHIFPERFFQELERGSPKLGNMGKRLRSVRKLFDLDLRFKDMDAIGDDYRQIISLPNPPIEDIAEGAVANNLAKVANDSMAELVAKYPKRFPAFAAAVNMNDVDFSIAEAERAIKMGARGVQTFTNITGHPLDELRFKPFFAAMAKHDLPIWIHPARTSAMSDYASEPRSRFEMWWCFGWPYETTIAMCRLVFDGIYDRHPNLKLITHHLGGGMIPYFDGRIGPGMDVLGSRTVDEDHTKVLSSLKRPHLEYFKEFYADTAMFGGTYGLPCGISFFGPERVVFATDAPLAAIPVHIQAIDGLNLDSAVYKKIMVGNAERLLNMKFS; via the coding sequence ATGATCGTCGACATCTACACCCACATCTTCCCCGAGCGTTTCTTCCAGGAGCTGGAGCGCGGCTCGCCGAAGCTCGGCAACATGGGCAAGCGGCTGCGCAGCGTGCGCAAGCTGTTCGATCTCGATCTGCGCTTCAAGGACATGGATGCGATCGGTGACGATTACCGGCAGATCATCTCACTGCCCAATCCGCCGATTGAAGACATCGCCGAGGGAGCGGTCGCCAACAATCTGGCCAAGGTCGCCAACGACTCGATGGCCGAGCTGGTCGCGAAATATCCCAAGCGCTTTCCGGCCTTCGCCGCCGCCGTCAACATGAACGACGTCGACTTCTCGATCGCGGAAGCCGAGCGCGCCATCAAGATGGGCGCCAGGGGCGTGCAGACCTTCACCAACATCACCGGGCATCCGCTCGACGAGCTGCGCTTTAAGCCGTTCTTCGCCGCGATGGCGAAGCACGATCTGCCGATCTGGATTCATCCGGCGCGCACGTCGGCGATGTCCGACTATGCGTCCGAGCCACGTTCGCGCTTCGAGATGTGGTGGTGCTTTGGCTGGCCCTACGAGACCACGATCGCGATGTGCCGGCTGGTGTTCGACGGCATCTACGATCGCCATCCGAATCTCAAACTGATCACGCACCATCTCGGCGGCGGCATGATCCCATACTTCGACGGCCGCATTGGACCCGGCATGGACGTGCTCGGCTCGCGCACGGTCGACGAGGACCACACCAAGGTGCTGTCCTCGCTGAAGCGGCCGCACCTCGAATATTTCAAGGAGTTCTACGCCGACACTGCGATGTTTGGCGGGACCTATGGTCTGCCGTGCGGGATCAGCTTTTTCGGTCCGGAGCGGGTGGTGTTCGCCACCGACGCGCCGCTCGCCGCCATTCCGGTGCATATCCAGGCCATTGACGGCCTTAATCTCGACTCAGCTGTCTATAAGAAGATCATGGTCGGGAACGCCGAGCGGCTGCTGAACATGAAATTCAGCTGA